In the Ignavibacteriales bacterium genome, TCTTATTCTTGCTATCGTGATTTCTGTTCTTAATTTTCTTCTCTTTTTGGGTTCATTCAATTATTCAGTTAAAAAATCAAACAAAATCTTCCTCCTTTTTACAGTAGGAGGCATGGGAATCCGGCTTTTGCTAATGCTTGCCGCTGTTTTTGTAAGCATAAAATTCTTGAAAGTTGACTTGGTTGGGTTTATATTTGGATTCTTTATTTGGTATGTTTTTCTATTAATTTATGAAATATCCATCGTCCAATTTGGTTTGGAAGGGCGCAAAACACAACAAGAATGAAAAATGTGGATTAACAATCCTAATATCGTTACGGATACAGTAAAGATTGCCGTAGAGGCGACAAAAAAGCAAGATACTAGCTGGATTATGCATCATGTTCTTGATGCTCGAGAACTTGATTTTTCGCCATTTGGAGTAATCCATTTACCGCAACTTCATCTTTTTGGAATTGATATTTCGATTACAAAACATGTTGTATTTATGTGGTTGGCTTTAGTGATTCTGGTGGTTACGTTTATTTTTGTTGCAAGATCATATAAGAAATCATTAATTCCTCGAGGTATTACAAATCTCACTGAAGTATTAATTGTTTTTGTTCGTGATGAAATTGCAAGACCAACAATTGGTAAAGGGAACGAAAGATTTTTACCATATTTATTAACTATGTTCTTCTTCATTTTGACTTGTAATTTTTTAGGATTGATTCCTTACGGCTCAACTGCCACAAGCAACATCGCAGTAACTGCAACACTCGCAATAATCTCTTTCATCGTAATACAAGTCGGTGGAATGATGAAGAATGGTATGTTCGGGTACTTTAAAGGATTGGTCCCGCATGGAATTCCAATGTGGTTATTGCCAATAATGATACCGGTCGAATTACTAGGTCTATTTACTAAGCCCTTTGCATTGGCTATTCGTCTTTTCGCGAATATGACTGCCGGACATATTGTGATTATGGCATTACTTGGATTGATATTTATTCTTCATACTTATGTTGTTGTCCCGGTATCAATCTCATTTGCACTTTTTATATTTTTATTAGAAATACTTGTTGCGCTTCTTCAAGCGTATATTTTTACAATGCTTTCCGGTTTATTTATCGGAATGGCTGTACATCAAGAACATTAATTTTATTAACAGTCATAAAGGAGTAATCAAATGGAAGGAATGGGTTTTGCATATTTAGCAGCTGGTTTTGGTGCTGCATTAACAGTTATTGGTGGTGCTTTCGGTATTGGTAAATTAGCAAGTTCTGCAATGGAAGCAAGTGGTCGTCAACCTGAAGCTGCTGGCGATATTAGAACATCAATGATTATTGCAGCCGCTCTTATTGAAGGTATTTCTCTTTTTGCTCTTGTTATTTGTATTCTTTTAGCTCTTAAATAATTTTTAAAAAGATCTCTTTCAAAAACCGGATTCGAAATGAATACAATAAGTTATTTACTGCTTTTTGCGTTTTCAGAAGGCGGTGAAAAAGGCGGCAGTCCACTGGATGTAAATCCCGGTGTAATATTATGGACTGTTGTTACATTTATTTTCCTTTTGCTGATTTTGAAAAAAATTGCATGGAAGCCGATATTAAATTCCTTAAGTGAAAGAGAAAATTTCATAAAAGATTCTCTTGAAAAAGCTGATAAGGCGCAAAAAGAAGCCGAGAAGTTGATCGCGGATAATAAAGTTAGTTTTGTTAAAGCAGAAGAAGAAGCACATAAAATCATTGAACAAAGCAGGGAATTAGCAGAAAAGCTTAAGACACAGATTCTTGCAGAAAGTAAATCTCAAGCAAAAAAGATGATTGTTGATGCAACTTCTGAAATTGAGAGAAAAAATGCCGAAGCTTTTAACAAGCTAAAAGATCAAGTTGCAGATATTGCAGTAAATGCTGCTGAGAAAATCTTAAGAGAAAATCTTGATAAAGATAAACAAGTAAAATTGGTTAATAAATACTTGGATGATCTAAAGAATTAGAATGAGTGTTTATCGAATTTCATATCGTTATGCAAATTCTCTTATGCAGTTAGCTGAAGAGAAAATGATATTCAAGAAAGTTTCTGATGATGCGGAACTAATTTTTAACACTTTAAATTCCTCAAAAGAATTGAGATCGGTTTTGAAAAGTCCTGTTGTAAAATTAAACGATAAAAAATCTTTACTGCAAAAAATTTTCGAAAAGAAAATCAGCAATGAAACTGCTAGCTTTATCAACTTTGTTGTTGAAAAGAATCGCGAGGATATTCTCTTTGACATATTCAAAGAATTTATTGCACTTGCGGATAAGAAAAATGGAATTGTTAAAGCAAGAGTAGTTTCTCCTTTTGATCTAAACGATCAATCGAAACAAAAAATGATTGATGATCTTAGTAAGAAAACAAACAAGAAAGTTTCTGCAAATTATAATATTGACACAGATTTAATTGGCGGATTTATTGTGCGCATCGAAGATACGGTTTATGACGCCTCAGTAAAACATCAATTAAGTTTATTAAGAAAGAAGTTTTCAGAAGAAATAATCTTATCTAATAATTAAAAATTTAATCCCGATTAATCGGGATCCATATTGGAGAAAAATACAATGGCGGAAATAAGACCCGATGAAGTTTCTGCGATATTAAGAAAACAACTGGCTGGATTCGAAAACGAAACCGACATTTATGAAGTAGGAACTGTTCTTCAAGTTGGTGATGGTATTGCACGAGTTTATGGTTTATCAAAAGTTATGGCGAGCGAGCTTGTTGAATTTCCTAATAATGTAACGGGAATGGTTTTGAATCTTGATGAAGATTCTGTCGGCTGTGTTCTCTTTGGTGAAAGCACATTAATCAAAGAAGGAGATACGGTTAAACGGACAAATCGTGTTGCATCTTTTCCGGTTGGTGAAAAACTTCTCGGAAGAGTTGTAGATCCGCTTGGTGTTCCGTTAGATGGAAAAGGTACTGTTCAATTTGAAAAATATATGCCTATTGAACGTAAAGCATTAGGTGTTATTCAACGGCAGCCGGTTAAAGAACCATTGCAAACCGGTATAACAGCTATTGATGCGATGATTCCAATCGGACGCGGACAGCGTGAGTTGATCATTGGTGACCGCCAGACAGGTAAAACAGCTGTAGCGATTGATGCTATTATAAATCAAAAAAATACTCATACTGCTGAAGCAAAAAAGTATGGTGTGAATCCTGTTTATTGTGTTTACGTTGCCATCGGTCAAAAAAATTCTACAGTAGCCCAAGTAGTTGCAAAACTTGAAGAAGCCGGCGCAATGGAATATACAACTGTCGTTGCAGCAGCAGCCTCAACACCCGCACCGTTACAATACATAGCTCCTTATTCCGGTGCAACTCTCGGAGAATATTTTAGAGATAACGGAAAGCACGCTCTTGTTATTTATGATGATCTTTCAAAACAAGCTGTTGCATACCGTGAACTTTCTTTGTTGTTAAGAAGACCTCCCGGACGTGAAGCATATCCCGGAGATGTTTTCTATTTACATTCACGTTTGTTAGAGAGGGCTTCAAAGTTGAGTGATGAGCTTGGCGGTGGAAGTTTAACTGCATTACCGATAATTGAAACACAGCAGGGAGACGTTTCGGCTTACATTCCTACAAATGTTATTTCTATTACAGACGGACAAATTTATCTCGAGCCAAACTTATTCAATGCCGGTGTGCGTCCAGCTATCAATGTTGGTATCTCGGTATCCCGTGTTGGCGGTAATGCTCAAATCAAAGGAATGAAAAAAGTTGCTGGTTCATTGAAGCTTGATCTTGCACAGTATCGTGAACTTGAAGCGTTTGCCAAATTTGGTTCTGATCTTGATAAATCTACATTAAGAACGCTTGGAAAAGGAGCTAGACTAGTTGAATTATTAAAGCAAGGTCAATACGCTCCTGTTCCTGTTGAAAAACAAGTGTTAAGCGTCTTTGTAGGGACAAATAATTATTTCGAAACGATTGAAGTTAAAGATGTAAAAAGATTTGAAAAAGAATTTTTGGAATATGTCGATTTGAAGTATCCTCAAATTCTTGAAAACATTCTCGTAACAAAAGAGATGAAAGACGATACTTTACAGTTAGTAAAAAAAGCTGTTGAAGAATTTGTTGAGAAATTTAAAAAGAGTTAAATCTTAAACGATGGCAACATTACGCGACATAAAGAGCAGAATCAAAGGTGTTAAGAACACACAGCAAATAACCAAAGCTATGAAGATGGTTGCTGCTGCGCGTCTGCGTCGTGCTCAGGAGAATATTGTTAATGCAAAACCATATTCTAGAAAAATTGCCGAAATGCTTCAACATTTACTCAATGTCGAAAAGAATTTTAGCAATCCTCTTTTAATGGAAAGAGAAGTAAAGAAAATTTCTCTAATAGTTGTAACATCAGATCGTGGTTTGTGCGGCGGATTTAACATGAATATTATCCGCAAGACCGAAGAAATTATTAAAGATCAGTATGCCGGCTACCATCAAAGCGGAAATTTATTGTTGTACTGCGTCGGCAAAAAAGGAAATGATTATTTCACAAAAAAAAATTACAAAGTTGAGGGTTCCTACCCTGGTATTTTTTCCAACTTGAAATTTGAATTTGCTTCCGGACTTATTAAAGAGCTTACTAGTAAATATATCTCCGGTGAAACTGATAAAGTTTTAATTATTTATAATGAGTTTAAATCTGTCATTCAACAAAAGACAACCGTTGAACAATTGTTCCCAATTAAACCATTTGAAGCAAAGGTAAACGAACCGATTCATGATATTAATTACATTTATGAACCTGACAAAGCTAATATTATCAACAAGCTTTTACCTAAACATCTTAATACTCAAATGTGGACAGCATTACTTGATTCTTATGCTGCAGAATTGGGTGCAAGAATGACAGCAATGGATATGGCAACCGAAAATGCAAAAGAGTTAATTCGTTCATTAAACCTTACTTATAATAAGGTCCGCCAAGCATCCATCACAAAAGAGATATTAGAAATTGTGTCTGGAGCAAATGCTCTCAAGGAATCTTAAGCTGTTAGAATTTGAAATGAATACTCTTTTTATTATCTTTAATTTAAGTTGGACTATATGCTCGAGGATTTGACCGAGAAAATTGAGAAGACGCTCAAAAAAATTACCGGTCAAGGTAAATTAACCGAAGCAAATATTTCCGATACGCTTCGAGATATTCGCCGTGTTCTTTTAGATGCTGATGTAAATTATAAAGTTGCTAAACAATTTATTGAAGATGTTAAAGCGAATGCGCTTGGCAAGGAAGTTCTAACTTCAGTTACTCCCGGTCAACTTATCACAAAGATTATGTATGATGAGTTAACCAGACTTTTAGGTAGTACCGGCTCTGAGTTAAGATTAAATGCTTCCGGAATTACTGTAATAATGTTGATTGGACTTCAAGGTTGCGGTAAAACAACTTTTAGCGCAAAACTTGCTAAGTATTTGAAAGATAGAAATAGAAATGTTCTTTTAGTTGCTGCTGACGTTTATCGGCCTGCTGCTATTGATCAATTGAAAATATTAGGTTCTCGAATTTCAGTTCCGGTTTTTTCGATTGAAGGAAGTAAAGAGCCGGTAAAGATTGCTTCCGAGTCACTGAACTATGCGAAGGAAAACGGACTTAACACCGTTATCATTGATACAGCCGGTCGTTTGCATGTTGATGAAAATATGATGAACGAAGTTGCACAGATTAAAGCTAATGTTAAACCGACAGAAACTTTGTTTGTGATTGATTCGATGACCGGACAAGATGCTGTGAATTCCGCTAAAGCTTTTCATGAAAAAGTTGATTTTGACGGCGTTGTAGTTACAAAACTTGATGGTGATTCTCGTGGAGGTTGTGTTCTTTCGGTTAGAGCGGTTGTAGACCGCCCTGTTAAGTTTGCTAGTCTTGGTGAAAATTTAGATTCTATCGAAATTTTTTATCCGGATAGAATGGCATCAAGAATTCTTGGCAAAGGCGATGTGATTTCTCTTGTTGAAAAAGCTCAATCTCAGTTTAATGAGAAAGAAACTGAAGATCTGGAAAAGAGATTTCGTGAGAACAAATTCGACTTTGACGATTTCTTGAAGCAGATTAAAATGATTAAGAAAATGGGTTCCTTGAAAAGTTTACTTGGTATGGTTCCGGGTGTTAGTTCTGCGATAAAGAATGCAGATGTTGATGATAAACAGTTGGTAAGAGTTGAATCAATAATTCAGTCAATGACAAAAAAAGAACGGGTAAGTCCAAAAATATTAAACGGAAGCAGAAGAAAAAGAATTGCTCGAGGAAGTGGAAATAGTGTTCAGGACGTTAATAGATTGATAAAGCAGTTTGAGCAGATGCAGCAGATGATGAAAATGATGAGTAAGAATTCCGGAAAGTTTTCGGTACCAAACCTGCCCACCGGCAGGCGGGTTTGAAAAACATAAAATATAATTAGAAAATAAAATCAATAAGGAGTAACAAATTGGCAGTTAAGTTAAGATTAAGAAAAATGGGAAAAAAGAAACAACCGATCTATAAGGTTGTTGCGGCAGATTCACGTTCACCAAGAGATGGTAAATTTATTGAAGCAATTGGTCTTTACAATCCTAAGACTAATCCGGCAACAGTAGAAATAAAAGAAGAACGCGCTTTATATTGGCTTGGTGTTGGTGCGCAACCAACAGATACAGTAAAAAATCTTTTGTCAAATCAAGGAATAATTCTTAAAAGAGAATTGAAAAAGAATGGTTTGAGCGAAGAACAGATCTCTGTAAAATTAGATGATTGGAAAAAGATTAAAGAAGCTAATCTTGCTTCATCATTAAAGAAAAAATCAGAAAAAGCAAAAACAAAAAAAGCATCTGTTGAAAAGAAAGATAGCGAAACGGAAGTAAAGGGCACTACTTCCGAACAAGCATAAATCTATTTTCTGTTTTGCTTGCTTCTTAATAACGTACCCTGGTAGTCACTTAATTTAAAGGTACTCTCATGAAGGAATTTATTGAATTTATAGCCAAACACCTTGTTGACGCTCCGGATAGTGTTACTCTTGAGGAAACAACTCCCGATGAAAAAACTATCGAGTTGTCTCTGAAAGTTGGTGCGGAAGATGTCGGCAAAGTAATAGGGAAACAAGGTAAAACTGCTCAGGCAATGAGAACCTTGCTTACTGCTATTGCGGCTAAAGAAGGCAAGCGTGCTATCTTAAAAATATTAGATTAAAATTTCGGTTGTGGATGATTTTTTTCTGATTGCAGAAGTAAAAGCTGTTTATGGCTCAAAAGGTTTCGTACTAATTGAGTCTTATTCTGATTTTTCCGAAAGATTTTTTAAGCTAAATTCTGTTTACTTAGAGTTCTTTAGCTCAAGGAAAGAGTTCTTTGTCGAAAATGTTATGGAAGTTGATGGTAATATTGCCCTCAAGTTCAAAGGGTTTGATAACAACGAAGATGTAAAATTTCTTCTTGACAAAAAAATCTACGTTGATAAAGAGCATTCCGTTAAACTTTCTGCTGATACATATTTTATTCATGATTTGATTGGAAGTGAAGTATTTCAAGGATCAAAATTAATCGGGTTTCTTGAAGATGTTTTAATTCTTCATTCTAATGATGTATATGTAATTAGAGATGCTGACAAAAAGAAAATTTTAATACCGGCAATTAAAGATTATGTACAATCTTTCGATCCGGAAAAGAAAAGATTAGAACTAATACCCGATTGCGATTTGCTTTACGATGATGAGAATTGATATTATTTCTGCCGTGCCTGACTCTCTTGTAAGTCCGCTTAATACAAGCATATTAAAAAGAGCGCAGGAACGAAAAAAAGTTGAGATCATTGTGCACAATCTTCGTGATTATGCTTACGATAAACACAAACAGATTGATGATAAACCGTTTGGTGGTGGTCCGGGAATGTTACTTAAGCCGGAACCGTTCTTTGAATGTATTGAAAAACTTATTAGTGAGAGAAAGTACGATCATATTATCTTTCCAACACCGGGCGGAAAAATTTATGATCAAAAACTTGCAAATGATTTTTCAATGACTGAAAATTTAATGATAATTGCCGGGCATTATAAAGGTGTTGATGATAGAGTCCGAGAACGATTTGCAACCGATGAAATTTCTATCGGAAGATATGTATTAACAGGCGGTGAGATAGTTGCTCTTGCAATTATTGATTCTGTAGTTAGGCTTATACCTGGAGTATTGAATGATAGTGAGTCTGCGCTTAACGATTCGCTGATGGACGGCGACATAATAGAAGCACCTTACTACACACGTCCGGCTGAATACAAAGATTTGAAAGTTCCGGAAGTTTTACTATCAGGACATGAAAAAAAAGTTAAAGAGTGGAAAGAAGAACAATCAAAAATTTTAACTGAACATTGGAAAAAAATAAATAGTATGGAGTAATAAGAAATGGACAAGCTAAAAGAATTCACAGCAGATTTTATGCGCACGGATTTTCCCGCATTTAAACCTGGCGATCATATCAGATTGCATGTTAGAGTAATTGAAGGCGATAAAGAAAGAATTCAGCCTTTTGATGGAGATGTAATAAACATTCGTGGAACGGGATTGAACAAAACGTTCACGGTCCGTAAAATTGCCAGCGGTGTAGGCGTGGAAAGAATATTTTCATACAGCTCACCAAAATTGGCTAAAGTTGAAATGGTTCGTGAGGGTAAAGTCAGAAGAGCAAAACTTTTCTACTTACGAGAGCTCTCCGGTAAAGCGGCACGTATTAAAGACAAAAACGTAAAGTAATAACCAAAATTTAATTTCTCTAATCCCGCTTCTTTAGCGGGATTTTTATTTTAAATATTTCGGAAAATCAGATGAAATTGATCCTGCCAAAAAATGTTTTTTCTGCTATCTTGAAAACTGCGTTACCTCAAGAATATCAAACAGAAATATTGTATCAAGAATCTTCTCTTATTTGTAAAAGTCTCGAATACAACACTTCGGCAATTGCTTTAATTCCATCGTTGGAATTAGTAAATCACCGCAATTTATTTGTTTCAAACAAAATTGCATTGTCGTTCGATGGTGTGCTGTCAAACTCATATTTCTATTTTATTGAGGGAGAGAAGAAATTTCAAAAAATATATTTACGCGGAGATATTTCTCTTAATGAAATTCTACTTGCTAAAATATTATTTGCGGAAAAATTCTCCTCGCAGATTGATATTACTTTGGATACAAATAAAACCGTCGAAAAGGGAAGGGATTACATTATAGCCGGTGATGAAAATTTTCATTCGTGGGATTATAGCTCGGCAATTAGTCTGTCCGATGAAGTTTCTGAAATGATTGATCTTCCCTACGTAAATTTTGTTTTCGCTTCTCAGGATAAAAATGCGCTTGAAAAATTTAATGAACAAATAAATCCCGTTGATGAAAAAATAGACAGCGATATTGCAAATATCATTAAAGAGCTAAATCTTTCCGAGAAGGCAAAAGAATTCCTTACAGAGAATCTTGGTTCGGTTTATTTTGATATGACTGATAATGAAGAAACCGCCGTGAATGAACTGATAAAACTAATTTTCTATCACGGGATTATTGATGACATTTTTGAGGTGAAGTTCCTACCATCGAAATAAATCTTCCTTTAATCCCTCTCCTTTACAAGGAGAGGGATTAAAGGGAGAGGTTTATTTTTTATTTACACAGTTCAAAACTTTGCCAGTGTTTTTATACTCGACAATAATTTTTACAGTTTCTTCCGCAACAGCATCTTGAGCTTGTTCTGTTGATGCACCTATATGGTGTGTAACATAAATACCGTCAATGTTCTGTAATTTGGAAGTAACAGAACCGTCTTTTCCTTCCGGTTCGCCTTTGAACACATCAACGCCAGCAGCAACGCCTTTTTCTTTAACTGCTTTTATAAGTGCGTCTTCATCAATAACATCCGCACGTGAAGTATTAATAAGAATCGCTCCCTTTTTCATCAGACCAAATAATTTGTCGTTGAACATTCCTTTTGTTTGCGGATTTGCCGGAACATGCAATGTAATTACATCAGCCATAGCAATTAATTTTTCAACATCGTCAATATATGCAATCCCTAATCCTTCAGATTTTACAACATCATAACCGATCACTTTCATACCGAAAGCCTGAGCACGTTTGGCAATTTCTTTCCCGATATTTCCAACTCCAATTATACCAAGAGTTTTCCCATACAACCCTTCTGCTTTGGAATATTTTGCTTTGTTCCAAACACTGCTGTTAAAATCTTTTACGTTATCCGGAATTTTTCTATCGAGCGAAATCATCAAACCCATTGCAAGTTCTGCCACAGCTATTGAATTCTTGCCGGGTGTATTGGAAACCGAAACACCTTTTGCGCTTGCCGCTGCAACATCAATGTTGTTGTAACCAGAACCGGCACGAATAACAATTTTTAAATTTGTCCCGGCGTTAATTGCAGCAGCATTAACGTTGGTAGAACGTACTACAATGAATTCTGCATCCTTAACGATATTTGGAATGTCATTCTCGCCAGCTTTTGGCTCATAGATAATTTCAAATCCGGCACCTTTTAATGTCTGTACATGGTTATCCGGAAATTTGTCTGCGATTAATACTTTCATTTTCATACTCCTTTTTTTATTTCATCATAGGAATTTTTACAGAGAACTTTTTTGCGTTATCAATTGCTTGTTGGTATCCGGCATCAGCGTGGCGAGCAATTCCCATTCCAGGATCGTAGGTTAAAACTCTTTCGAGCCGCGCTTCCGCTTCTTTAGTTCCATCGGCAACTACGACCATACCCGCATGAATAGATTTTCCAATTCCTACTCCGCCGCCATGATGAACAGAAACCCAGCTCGCTCCGCCGATTGCATTTAATAATGCATTCAGAATTGGCCAATCAGCAATTGCATCACTGCCGTCCTTCATTGCTTCCGTCTCACGATTTGGTGATGCAACCGATCCGCAGTCAAGATGATCTCTGCCGATAACGATCGGTGCTTTAACTTTTCCTTCCGCAACAAGACGGTTAAAAATCTTTCCCATCTTTGCACGTTCGCCGTAACCAAGCCAGCAGATGCGTGCGGGCAATCCTTGAAAGTGAACTTTCTTTTGTGCTAGTTCAATCCAGCGGATGAGCGCTTTGTTTTCCGGAAAAGTTTCGATCACAGCTTTATCAGTTTCGTAAATATCTTTTGGATCACCGCTCAATGCAGCCCAACGGAAAGGACCTTTGCCATCACAGAAGAGAGGACGAATATATTCCGGAACGAATCCAGGAATATCGAAAGCATTTTCTAATCCGTTTTCTTTTGCTTCTCCGCGTATATTATTTCCGTAATCAAATGCAACTGAGCCGCGCGCTTGAAATTCAAGCATCGCTTTAACATGTTCAACAATTGTTTTTTTGGAAAGTGAAATGTATTTGTTAGGATTACTTTTACGAAGATCTAACGCTTCATCCAAACTCATACCCATCGGGACGTATCCGTTAAGAGTATCGTGAGCAGATGTTTGATCTGTAATAATATCGGGAGTAATTTTTCTTTCTAAAATTTTTGGTAGAATTTCTCCCGCATTGCCGAGCAATCCAACCGAAAGAGGAATCTTTTTTTCTTTTGCATCAAGAACAAGTTTAAGCGCTTCATCCAAATCTTCAGTCATCACATCAAGATACCCGGTATCAATTCTTTTTTGCATACGTGATCGGTCAACATCAATTCCAAGAAAAGCTGCACCGTTCATTGTTGCCGCTAATGGTTGAGCTCCACCCATTCCGCCGAGACCTGCAGTTAGTAAAAATCTTCCGCTTAGTGTTGAATTGAAATGCTGCCGTGCGCATTCTGCAAATGTTTCGTAAGTGCCTTGCAAAATTCCTTGTGTCCCGATGTAAATCCAGCTACCGGCTGTCATTTGTCCATACATTGTTAGACCAAGTGAATCAAGTCTGCGGAATTCATCCCAAGTTGCCCAATCGGGAACAAGCATTGCGTTGGAAATAATTACGCGCGGTGCATTCTGATGTGTCTTAAAAATTGCAACCGGTTTACCGGATTGAACTACAAGAGTTTCATCGTTCTCTAAATTTTTTAGCGAAGAAATAATTGCTTCATAAGATTCCCAATTGCGAGCGGCTTTTCCCGAACCGCCGTAAACAATTAAATCCTCAGGTCGTTCTGCAACATCCGGATCGAGATTGTTCATCAGCATTCTCATTGCTGCTTCTTGAATCCAACCTTTACAACTTATTTTAGTGCCGGTCGGCGCCTTAATATTTTTTCCTTTTGTTTCCATTTAATTACTGAAATGAGTTTCTAAAAGATTTTTGTATTGATTGTAAGCAGATTTGTAAAGCCATCGTTTAAGAAAAAATCCTTTGGTAATCTGCTTTTTCATGTGGTCAACATTTTCTTTAAGACGGAAAACTAGTTTGGTCTTTTCATCTTTTGTTAGTTTAATCTCATCTGCTGGATCATTGATTTTATCAATTATGGAATTAAATGTACGGAGATCGGTGTAAAATCTTTCATCAGCCGCCATTTGCTTTTGAATTGTTTTACAGAATTGGAGAAGGATTTTTTTCTCGTTCTTATCGAATTGATATGAATAATTTTTAAAAAGTGGTTTTGCCATAAACAAATTATACTTTTAGTGAAAGAAGTTTTTCCCGCATCTTTTGGAAACCGGGTTTGATAATATTATAAATGTATGGTAATCTTTCTTTGTATGGAATGAAGGAAGATTTCATTGCATTGATATTTAATTTTTCTATATCATCCAATGTTAAACCAAACATATCCGTTGCGATCAAATATTCTTTTGTAAGTGTAGTATCGCTCATCAAACGATCGTCTGTGTTTAGAAAGACTCTGTACTTTTCTTTGTAAAGTTTTATGAAAGGATGATTTTCCATTTTATCTATTGCACCGGTGTGGACATTGCTCAATAGATTAATCTCAAGAGGAAGACGAGTATCTAATATATACTGTGCAAGATCACCTAGTGAAACAATATTGCCATCTTTATCGAAATGCATATCTTCAATTAAACGCGTTGCATGCCCGATGCGGTGAGCGCCGCAAATCTGAATTGCCTGCCAAATAGATTCTATACCAAATGCTTCTCCGGCGTGAATCGTAATATTAAAATTTTCCCGCTTGATAAATTGAAATGCATCAATATGTTTTTTGGGAGGATAACCGCCTTCTTCACCTGCAAGATCAAATCCTACAACACCCTGTCTTCTAAAATTAACTGCTAGCTCGGCAATCTCTAAAGTATTTTTCATATTACGCATACCGCAAAGAATCAAACCATAGCCAACACCAAAATCTTTTTTCCCTTTTTCCAATCCTTCAAGAACAGCATTAATTATGTCTTCGTAATAAAGTCCTTTTACAGTATGGAAAACAGGTGCAAATCGTGTTTCAACATAACAAACGCCATCCTTCTTCATATCTTCCATCATCTCGTATGCAATGCGCTCGAGCGCTTCTTTGGTTTGCATTACTGCGCATGTATGTTCAAATCCTTGAAGATATTCTACAAGGTTTCCTTTATTTGCACCGCGGAAAAACCATTCGGCAAGTTCAACCGGATCTGAAA is a window encoding:
- a CDS encoding ATP synthase subunit I gives rise to the protein MQKKAKIALIISVITIMFLSLLIFMNSLSVEIGNALILAIVISVLNFLLFLGSFNYSVKKSNKIFLLFTVGGMGIRLLLMLAAVFVSIKFLKVDLVGFIFGFFIWYVFLLIYEISIVQFGLEGRKTQQE
- the atpB gene encoding F0F1 ATP synthase subunit A; this translates as MWINNPNIVTDTVKIAVEATKKQDTSWIMHHVLDARELDFSPFGVIHLPQLHLFGIDISITKHVVFMWLALVILVVTFIFVARSYKKSLIPRGITNLTEVLIVFVRDEIARPTIGKGNERFLPYLLTMFFFILTCNFLGLIPYGSTATSNIAVTATLAIISFIVIQVGGMMKNGMFGYFKGLVPHGIPMWLLPIMIPVELLGLFTKPFALAIRLFANMTAGHIVIMALLGLIFILHTYVVVPVSISFALFIFLLEILVALLQAYIFTMLSGLFIGMAVHQEH
- the atpE gene encoding ATP synthase F0 subunit C, with product MEGMGFAYLAAGFGAALTVIGGAFGIGKLASSAMEASGRQPEAAGDIRTSMIIAAALIEGISLFALVICILLALK
- the atpF gene encoding F0F1 ATP synthase subunit B gives rise to the protein MNTISYLLLFAFSEGGEKGGSPLDVNPGVILWTVVTFIFLLLILKKIAWKPILNSLSERENFIKDSLEKADKAQKEAEKLIADNKVSFVKAEEEAHKIIEQSRELAEKLKTQILAESKSQAKKMIVDATSEIERKNAEAFNKLKDQVADIAVNAAEKILRENLDKDKQVKLVNKYLDDLKN
- the atpH gene encoding ATP synthase F1 subunit delta, which encodes MSVYRISYRYANSLMQLAEEKMIFKKVSDDAELIFNTLNSSKELRSVLKSPVVKLNDKKSLLQKIFEKKISNETASFINFVVEKNREDILFDIFKEFIALADKKNGIVKARVVSPFDLNDQSKQKMIDDLSKKTNKKVSANYNIDTDLIGGFIVRIEDTVYDASVKHQLSLLRKKFSEEIILSNN
- the atpA gene encoding F0F1 ATP synthase subunit alpha, coding for MAEIRPDEVSAILRKQLAGFENETDIYEVGTVLQVGDGIARVYGLSKVMASELVEFPNNVTGMVLNLDEDSVGCVLFGESTLIKEGDTVKRTNRVASFPVGEKLLGRVVDPLGVPLDGKGTVQFEKYMPIERKALGVIQRQPVKEPLQTGITAIDAMIPIGRGQRELIIGDRQTGKTAVAIDAIINQKNTHTAEAKKYGVNPVYCVYVAIGQKNSTVAQVVAKLEEAGAMEYTTVVAAAASTPAPLQYIAPYSGATLGEYFRDNGKHALVIYDDLSKQAVAYRELSLLLRRPPGREAYPGDVFYLHSRLLERASKLSDELGGGSLTALPIIETQQGDVSAYIPTNVISITDGQIYLEPNLFNAGVRPAINVGISVSRVGGNAQIKGMKKVAGSLKLDLAQYRELEAFAKFGSDLDKSTLRTLGKGARLVELLKQGQYAPVPVEKQVLSVFVGTNNYFETIEVKDVKRFEKEFLEYVDLKYPQILENILVTKEMKDDTLQLVKKAVEEFVEKFKKS
- the atpG gene encoding ATP synthase F1 subunit gamma, coding for MATLRDIKSRIKGVKNTQQITKAMKMVAAARLRRAQENIVNAKPYSRKIAEMLQHLLNVEKNFSNPLLMEREVKKISLIVVTSDRGLCGGFNMNIIRKTEEIIKDQYAGYHQSGNLLLYCVGKKGNDYFTKKNYKVEGSYPGIFSNLKFEFASGLIKELTSKYISGETDKVLIIYNEFKSVIQQKTTVEQLFPIKPFEAKVNEPIHDINYIYEPDKANIINKLLPKHLNTQMWTALLDSYAAELGARMTAMDMATENAKELIRSLNLTYNKVRQASITKEILEIVSGANALKES
- the ffh gene encoding signal recognition particle protein, with protein sequence MTEKIEKTLKKITGQGKLTEANISDTLRDIRRVLLDADVNYKVAKQFIEDVKANALGKEVLTSVTPGQLITKIMYDELTRLLGSTGSELRLNASGITVIMLIGLQGCGKTTFSAKLAKYLKDRNRNVLLVAADVYRPAAIDQLKILGSRISVPVFSIEGSKEPVKIASESLNYAKENGLNTVIIDTAGRLHVDENMMNEVAQIKANVKPTETLFVIDSMTGQDAVNSAKAFHEKVDFDGVVVTKLDGDSRGGCVLSVRAVVDRPVKFASLGENLDSIEIFYPDRMASRILGKGDVISLVEKAQSQFNEKETEDLEKRFRENKFDFDDFLKQIKMIKKMGSLKSLLGMVPGVSSAIKNADVDDKQLVRVESIIQSMTKKERVSPKILNGSRRKRIARGSGNSVQDVNRLIKQFEQMQQMMKMMSKNSGKFSVPNLPTGRRV